The following are encoded together in the Acidobacteriota bacterium genome:
- a CDS encoding hydantoinase/oxoprolinase family protein, with the protein MPPLWQLWIDTGGTFTDCVAIDPEGSSRCVKVLSSGAVRATVVSNGAQGPRLETRFDLPEGFFAGYRAVPLGEGTPALVEEWSADGTCRLLPVEGGAATPALEPGRVLELLSPENAPILAARIATGSALSEPLPPCDLRLATTRGTNALLERAGSRTVLFVTEGFADLLLIGDQARPDIFALAVERPAPLYERSVEVGGRLDAEGRELEPLDEDGLGTAARALVDEGFRAAAVALMHSYRNPDHERRAERILRSAGFRTVSCSAELAPLIKIVPRAHTAVVDAYLGRAVGGYLETTGAALSGGRAGGRGPEAGEAGGAAPRVMTSAGGLAGFSSYRPKDSLLSGPAGGVVGAAAAGRASGHDRVIGFDMGGTSTDVSRYDGDFEYNFEFRVGDAVVVAPALAIETVASGGGSICRVDHGQLKVGPESAGARPGPACYGAGGPLTITDVNLLLGRIDPSAFGLPIDVAAAEDRAAEALADLGGVDERLLGGFLAIANERMADAIRRISISRGYDPTDHALVSFGGAGGQHACAIASELGMGTVLVPVDTSLLSAVGLGHAVLERFAHRQVLEPLDGGGVGSVVERLEGEALSRLLEERGANLEGAAVRRRIVRLRLLGQETALEVEPASAAEAASTEVIAGLFADRYQAVYGYPPPEHPIEVESVRVLASTAPAAARLDRAGTARGREVEAGEYRAWFAGWGTAALLRREDLAPGFERSGPCLVQERHSITVVEPGWSLRVDEARALVLEGPQEA; encoded by the coding sequence GTGCCGCCCCTCTGGCAGCTCTGGATCGATACCGGAGGCACGTTCACCGACTGCGTCGCGATCGACCCGGAGGGCTCATCCCGGTGCGTGAAGGTCCTGAGCTCGGGCGCCGTCCGGGCCACGGTGGTCTCGAACGGAGCGCAGGGGCCCCGGCTCGAGACACGCTTCGACCTGCCCGAGGGATTCTTCGCCGGCTACCGCGCGGTGCCACTTGGCGAAGGCACGCCGGCGTTGGTGGAGGAGTGGTCGGCGGATGGAACCTGCAGGCTCCTGCCCGTGGAGGGCGGCGCCGCAACTCCGGCCCTGGAGCCCGGCCGGGTGCTGGAGCTCCTGTCGCCGGAGAACGCTCCGATTCTCGCCGCGCGCATCGCCACCGGCAGCGCGCTGAGTGAACCCTTGCCGCCGTGCGATCTCCGGCTCGCCACGACCCGTGGCACCAACGCCCTGCTCGAGCGGGCGGGATCACGGACCGTGCTCTTCGTCACCGAAGGGTTCGCGGACCTGCTGCTGATCGGCGACCAGGCCCGACCGGACATCTTCGCGCTCGCGGTCGAGCGCCCGGCGCCCCTGTACGAACGGTCGGTCGAGGTCGGCGGAAGGCTCGACGCCGAGGGCCGGGAGCTGGAGCCGCTCGACGAAGACGGCCTGGGAACCGCCGCCCGCGCTCTCGTCGACGAGGGCTTCCGTGCCGCGGCCGTGGCGTTGATGCACAGCTACCGGAACCCGGATCACGAGCGGCGGGCGGAGCGCATCCTTCGCTCCGCCGGTTTCCGTACGGTGTCCTGCTCGGCGGAACTGGCGCCGCTGATCAAGATCGTGCCGCGGGCGCACACGGCCGTGGTCGACGCCTACCTGGGGCGGGCAGTCGGCGGCTACCTGGAGACCACGGGGGCGGCGCTCTCGGGAGGACGCGCGGGCGGTCGCGGGCCGGAAGCGGGAGAAGCCGGCGGTGCCGCGCCCCGGGTGATGACCAGCGCCGGCGGACTGGCTGGCTTCTCGAGCTACCGGCCCAAGGACAGTCTGCTGTCGGGTCCCGCCGGGGGCGTCGTGGGCGCGGCCGCGGCGGGGCGCGCGAGCGGTCATGACCGGGTCATCGGCTTCGACATGGGCGGCACCAGTACGGACGTGTCGCGCTACGACGGCGACTTCGAGTACAACTTCGAGTTCCGTGTCGGCGACGCGGTCGTCGTGGCGCCGGCCCTGGCGATCGAGACCGTGGCCTCCGGCGGCGGCTCGATCTGCCGGGTGGATCACGGCCAGCTCAAGGTCGGGCCCGAGAGTGCCGGGGCGCGTCCGGGGCCCGCCTGCTACGGCGCCGGCGGACCGCTCACGATCACCGATGTGAACCTCTTGCTGGGGCGCATCGATCCGAGTGCTTTCGGTCTGCCCATCGACGTCGCCGCCGCCGAAGATCGTGCCGCCGAGGCGCTGGCCGACCTCGGCGGTGTCGACGAGCGGCTCCTCGGCGGGTTCCTCGCGATCGCCAACGAACGGATGGCCGACGCGATTCGCCGTATCTCTATCTCGCGCGGCTACGACCCGACGGACCACGCCCTGGTGAGTTTCGGCGGTGCTGGCGGGCAGCACGCCTGTGCGATCGCGTCGGAGCTGGGCATGGGGACGGTCCTGGTGCCCGTCGATACGTCGCTGCTCAGCGCGGTCGGGCTCGGTCACGCCGTGCTGGAGCGATTCGCTCACCGGCAGGTCCTCGAGCCGCTCGACGGTGGCGGGGTGGGATCGGTGGTCGAGCGCCTGGAAGGCGAGGCGCTGAGCCGGCTCCTGGAAGAACGTGGCGCGAACCTGGAAGGCGCCGCGGTCCGGCGTCGAATCGTCCGGCTCCGGTTGCTCGGTCAGGAAACGGCGCTCGAGGTGGAACCCGCTTCCGCCGCGGAGGCCGCCTCGACCGAGGTCATCGCGGGTCTTTTCGCCGACCGCTATCAGGCGGTCTACGGCTATCCGCCCCCGGAGCACCCGATCGAAGTCGAGTCGGTCCGCGTCCTGGCTTCGACCGCTCCCGCTGCCGCGCGGCTCGATCGGGCCGGAACCGCCAGGGGCCGCGAAGTCGAAGCCGGCGAGTACCGGGCCTGGTTCGCCGGCTGGGGGACGGCCGCGCTCCTGCGCCGCGAGGACCTCGCTCCGGGTTTCGAACGGTCCGGTCCGTGCCTGGTGCAGGAACGGCACAGCATCACGGTCGTGGAGCCGGGTTGGAGTCTGCGTGTGGACGAGGCCCGCGCGCTGGTCCTCGAAGGGCCGCAGGAGGCCTAG
- a CDS encoding tetratricopeptide repeat protein, with product MEVVTAVTSGNIEPRVERRRLYRPAVAVVFAGLAFGCASTGVRETGENALLRELERREVRHALVPFALNDEMADWVHEAAGATDRDKRLDRLIEAVTETSMLGVEYRAGHTGSAVDVFETRTANCLAFTQMFVGMARELDLAAYFVEVSHVENFERAGDLIVISDHVAVGFGPRHAMRLIDFGLREDERGFRVTPISDLTATALYYSNRGAEALRAERLDEAVAWLEDAVRIDPELASAWANLGVAQRRSGRTVQAERSYRQALVVDPGLSSALVNLAVLLRLNGRTEEADDLLLMADAKRNRNPFTYVALGDLSLRYGRLDEAERFYSRARRLGPDEAAPAAALGEVLLRRGERKAAEKLLRRAQRLEPDGDRRIERLVRLLAAS from the coding sequence ATGGAGGTTGTAACCGCTGTGACTTCGGGCAACATCGAACCGCGAGTCGAGCGCCGCCGGCTGTATCGCCCGGCTGTGGCGGTGGTCTTCGCGGGCCTGGCTTTCGGTTGTGCCTCGACTGGAGTACGGGAGACCGGCGAGAACGCGCTGCTGCGTGAACTCGAGCGCCGCGAAGTCAGGCATGCCCTGGTGCCGTTCGCGCTGAACGACGAGATGGCCGACTGGGTTCACGAAGCGGCCGGCGCGACCGACCGGGACAAGCGCCTCGATCGCCTGATCGAGGCGGTGACCGAGACATCGATGCTTGGCGTGGAGTACAGGGCCGGGCATACCGGATCCGCGGTGGATGTGTTCGAGACCCGGACCGCGAACTGCCTGGCCTTTACCCAGATGTTCGTCGGCATGGCCAGGGAACTCGATCTCGCCGCCTATTTCGTCGAGGTGTCGCACGTCGAGAACTTCGAGCGCGCAGGCGACCTGATCGTCATCTCCGACCACGTTGCCGTTGGTTTCGGGCCCAGGCATGCGATGCGGCTCATCGACTTCGGTCTGCGCGAGGACGAGCGGGGCTTCAGGGTCACGCCGATCAGCGATCTCACGGCGACCGCCCTCTACTACTCGAACCGGGGCGCCGAGGCGCTGCGGGCAGAGCGCCTCGACGAAGCCGTCGCCTGGCTCGAGGACGCGGTCCGGATCGACCCGGAACTGGCGTCCGCATGGGCCAACCTGGGAGTGGCCCAGCGCCGGAGCGGCAGGACGGTCCAGGCGGAGCGGAGCTACCGCCAAGCCCTGGTCGTCGATCCGGGGCTCAGTTCGGCCCTGGTCAACCTGGCGGTACTGCTGCGGCTGAACGGACGAACGGAGGAAGCGGACGACCTGCTGTTGATGGCGGACGCCAAGCGCAACCGCAACCCCTTCACGTACGTCGCCCTCGGCGACCTGAGCCTGCGCTACGGGCGCCTGGACGAGGCGGAACGCTTCTACAGCAGGGCCCGGAGGCTCGGACCCGACGAGGCGGCGCCGGCGGCGGCTCTGGGCGAGGTGCTGCTGCGCCGGGGCGAGCGGAAGGCCGCGGAGAAACTGCTTCGCCGCGCGCAGCGGCTGGAGCCCGACGGCGACCGGCGGATCGAGCGCCTGGTTCGTTTGCTGGCGGCCTCCTAG
- a CDS encoding DUF4126 domain-containing protein, with the protein MEILLSVGLGIGLAAACGFRVFLPVLVMGVAARAGALDLAEGFEWMAGTPALLALGVAAICEVGAYYIPWLDNVLDVAAMPAAVTAGVVVAAANIETATPLVGWALAAVAGGTAAAVVQTGTTLLRGASTMATAGIGNPVVSTGEAGSAAGLSLLAITMPVLALAAVALLVAVVSVRLLRRRVLRARRAES; encoded by the coding sequence ATGGAGATTCTGCTCAGCGTCGGTCTCGGTATCGGGTTGGCGGCGGCGTGTGGCTTCCGGGTCTTTCTGCCCGTCCTGGTCATGGGCGTCGCGGCCCGGGCTGGCGCACTCGACCTGGCTGAGGGCTTCGAGTGGATGGCGGGAACCCCGGCCCTGCTTGCTCTGGGCGTTGCGGCGATCTGTGAGGTCGGCGCCTACTACATCCCCTGGCTCGACAACGTCCTGGACGTGGCCGCGATGCCGGCCGCGGTGACCGCGGGCGTCGTCGTGGCCGCGGCGAACATCGAGACCGCGACGCCCCTGGTTGGCTGGGCTCTCGCGGCGGTGGCCGGCGGGACGGCGGCGGCGGTGGTCCAGACCGGAACGACGCTTCTGAGGGGAGCCTCCACGATGGCGACGGCCGGGATCGGCAATCCCGTGGTGTCGACCGGAGAGGCCGGGTCGGCGGCCGGCTTGTCGCTCCTGGCGATCACGATGCCCGTGCTCGCCCTGGCCGCCGTGGCGCTCCTGGTCGCGGTGGTCAGTGTCCGACTCCTGCGGCGGCGAGTGCTCAGGGCGCGGCGCGCCGAGTCCTGA
- the murJ gene encoding murein biosynthesis integral membrane protein MurJ: protein MTLAESAGRDSPRRAAGGAARVGIGMLASRVLGLVREAVIASLAGASALADVISAAFRAPNALQNLLGDQALSASFIPVYSRLLSEGRRRDAGALAGAVFGLLFAVMAALSLLGVLLAPWLVRLFFAGFAGDAEAVAAGEAVVDRLALTTRAVRISFPMVAAITLSAWCLGILNSHRRFLLPYIAPCFWNASVIAVVLFVAARLTGGEADRVEELALAACWGGLLGGLLQFAVQLPSVLRATGGLRPSFNLRAPGLRRTLSRLWPAIAGRGAGQLGGYVDGLLASLLAEGAVAVLGWGQRLYLLPISLFGVSVAAAELPELARLDGDEEERSKVAAHRAERAAAAMSFLVSPTLVGYLALGMGIVGAVYRHGSFDLDDNWLVFLVLAAYSLGLLASSTSRLLQSVFFSFGDTRSPARIVLVRLVIAAGLGAGLMTIFDRVAVADLRLPGWLGPAVAEAPDGLRLGAVGLALGSAVGSWFELALLLRGLRRRNAPVRPWRPWGRHLPLAVLCLAPWAATQTLMPGPPWIAGVLPVMGFALTYLVAANALKVPEARALRRWLLETRRRAST, encoded by the coding sequence TTGACCCTGGCGGAGTCCGCCGGCAGAGACAGCCCGCGGCGCGCCGCAGGCGGTGCGGCGCGCGTCGGCATCGGCATGTTGGCCAGCCGGGTGCTTGGGCTCGTCCGGGAGGCCGTGATCGCGAGTCTCGCCGGAGCCAGCGCTCTGGCGGACGTCATCTCCGCCGCGTTCCGCGCGCCCAACGCGCTCCAGAACCTGCTCGGCGACCAGGCGCTCTCGGCGTCCTTCATTCCGGTCTACAGCCGGCTGCTGAGTGAGGGCCGGCGGCGCGATGCCGGCGCGCTGGCGGGCGCCGTCTTCGGACTGCTGTTTGCCGTCATGGCGGCTCTCAGCCTTCTCGGCGTACTCCTGGCCCCGTGGCTGGTCAGGCTGTTCTTCGCCGGCTTCGCTGGCGATGCCGAGGCGGTGGCGGCCGGGGAAGCGGTCGTCGATCGCCTGGCGCTGACCACGCGCGCGGTCCGGATCAGTTTCCCGATGGTGGCGGCGATCACGCTCTCCGCGTGGTGTCTTGGCATTCTCAACAGCCACCGTCGTTTTCTGCTCCCCTACATCGCGCCCTGCTTCTGGAACGCCAGCGTGATCGCCGTGGTGTTGTTTGTCGCCGCGCGGCTGACCGGCGGTGAAGCGGATCGCGTGGAAGAGCTGGCGCTGGCCGCCTGTTGGGGCGGGTTGCTCGGCGGCCTGCTTCAGTTCGCCGTGCAGTTGCCGTCGGTGCTGCGCGCGACCGGTGGGCTGCGCCCATCGTTCAACCTGCGGGCGCCCGGCCTTCGGAGGACGCTGAGCCGGCTCTGGCCGGCGATCGCCGGCCGGGGCGCCGGTCAGCTCGGGGGCTATGTCGACGGTCTTCTGGCCTCCCTTCTCGCCGAGGGCGCGGTTGCGGTCCTGGGCTGGGGCCAGCGGCTGTACCTGCTACCCATCTCGCTGTTCGGCGTTTCGGTGGCGGCGGCGGAGCTGCCGGAATTGGCGCGGCTCGACGGGGACGAGGAGGAGCGGTCGAAGGTGGCGGCGCACCGTGCTGAACGGGCCGCGGCGGCGATGTCTTTCCTCGTCTCGCCGACGCTGGTCGGGTACCTGGCGCTGGGCATGGGAATCGTCGGCGCCGTGTATCGACACGGTTCCTTCGATCTGGACGACAACTGGCTCGTGTTCCTGGTGCTGGCCGCGTACTCGTTGGGCCTGCTGGCGTCGAGTACGTCACGATTGCTGCAAAGCGTGTTCTTTTCGTTCGGCGACACCCGGAGTCCTGCCCGGATCGTCCTGGTGCGCCTTGTGATCGCGGCCGGACTCGGGGCGGGACTGATGACGATCTTCGATCGCGTCGCCGTGGCGGACCTGCGGTTGCCCGGCTGGCTGGGGCCCGCGGTCGCGGAGGCGCCGGATGGCCTGCGTCTGGGCGCCGTCGGGCTGGCTCTGGGTTCCGCGGTTGGCAGTTGGTTCGAGCTGGCTCTGCTGCTTCGCGGCTTGCGTCGCCGGAATGCTCCGGTGAGGCCGTGGCGGCCATGGGGGCGGCATCTGCCCCTCGCGGTGCTTTGCCTTGCTCCCTGGGCGGCGACGCAAACCCTCATGCCGGGTCCGCCCTGGATAGCCGGCGTTCTCCCGGTCATGGGCTTCGCCCTTACCTATCTGGTCGCCGCGAACGCGCTCAAGGTGCCTGAAGCGCGGGCCCTCCGGCGCTGGTTGCTCGAAACCCGGCGCCGGGCCTCGACGTAG
- a CDS encoding PilZ domain-containing protein, whose amino-acid sequence MSPASQSFRFRESRRLLREVPVRLSVPGEDGELAARTRDIAIGGMFVATSDVRPVGTGTAFVLELGSADAPDTVQGEAAVVWVREAPGVADQPAGMGMQFTRVEPPGEERLAMLFSEPPDEAAGSDPPAAAPPPVAEEVEEDVAEEPEAEETGAEDDTPDGADVEIEEPEEPAVENEAQAAEPVDLAEAAEEPPSDEAAAPEEPATGDGKVGDTRAELFGDLAGGQDDWMNRESDRPSWVWPTVVGVILVGLLLIFLRGPLMRLVGIGGDGAEEQPVPVAQSFEVAAPVEEPARPVDPPAAALPSSESSPDPVAAEVPDRPPPAPAPPAEPAPSPEPAASSPEPPAPPPEPLVRPRPPAPAASSPAPSASPVNATALRAISASVQDGRTLVEITGNAPFERHQVMLLEAPPRLLVRLIGVQRDYNASAVSAPLLRGVRTGVHGRGATRNLHVVLDLAAPDIVATVERRGDRVVVSLSD is encoded by the coding sequence ATGTCCCCGGCTAGCCAGAGTTTCCGCTTCCGTGAGTCCCGCCGCCTGCTGCGGGAGGTGCCGGTGCGCCTGTCGGTGCCCGGCGAGGATGGCGAACTCGCCGCCCGGACGCGCGACATCGCGATCGGCGGCATGTTCGTGGCCACGTCGGACGTCCGGCCCGTGGGAACCGGCACGGCGTTCGTGCTCGAACTGGGGTCGGCGGACGCGCCCGACACGGTCCAGGGCGAGGCCGCGGTGGTTTGGGTCCGCGAGGCGCCGGGCGTCGCCGATCAGCCGGCGGGGATGGGCATGCAGTTCACGCGCGTCGAGCCGCCGGGAGAGGAACGGCTGGCGATGCTGTTCTCCGAACCGCCGGACGAGGCCGCCGGCTCGGACCCACCTGCGGCAGCGCCGCCGCCGGTGGCCGAGGAAGTGGAGGAAGACGTGGCGGAGGAGCCCGAGGCAGAGGAGACCGGGGCAGAGGACGACACACCGGACGGGGCCGATGTGGAGATCGAAGAGCCGGAAGAGCCTGCGGTCGAGAACGAGGCCCAGGCTGCGGAGCCGGTTGATCTCGCAGAGGCCGCGGAAGAGCCTCCTTCGGACGAGGCCGCAGCTCCGGAGGAGCCGGCGACCGGCGACGGCAAAGTCGGCGACACGCGCGCCGAGCTGTTCGGCGACCTCGCGGGGGGCCAGGACGACTGGATGAACCGGGAGTCCGACAGACCTTCCTGGGTCTGGCCGACGGTTGTGGGTGTCATCCTGGTCGGCCTCCTGCTGATCTTCCTGCGTGGGCCCCTGATGCGGCTCGTCGGCATCGGTGGAGACGGCGCCGAGGAGCAACCGGTCCCCGTGGCGCAGAGCTTCGAGGTGGCGGCGCCGGTCGAGGAACCGGCCCGGCCCGTGGATCCGCCCGCGGCCGCCCTGCCTTCGTCCGAGTCGTCGCCCGACCCGGTCGCCGCTGAAGTTCCCGATCGGCCGCCGCCGGCCCCGGCCCCGCCTGCCGAGCCGGCCCCATCACCCGAGCCGGCCGCCTCATCTCCCGAGCCGCCGGCCCCGCCTCCCGAGCCGCTCGTTCGGCCGCGCCCTCCGGCGCCTGCAGCATCAAGTCCGGCGCCGAGTGCATCGCCCGTCAACGCGACCGCGCTTCGCGCCATCAGCGCCTCGGTGCAGGATGGCCGGACGCTGGTCGAGATCACGGGCAACGCTCCGTTCGAGCGCCACCAGGTGATGCTGCTTGAAGCGCCGCCGCGGCTCCTCGTGCGGCTGATCGGCGTGCAGCGCGACTACAACGCGAGCGCGGTGAGCGCGCCTCTGCTGCGTGGCGTACGCACCGGCGTTCATGGCAGGGGAGCGACCCGGAACCTGCACGTGGTGCTCGATCTCGCGGCGCCCGACATCGTGGCGACGGTCGAGCGGCGCGGCGACCGGGTCGTCGTCAGCCTCTCGGATTGA
- a CDS encoding 3-deoxy-7-phosphoheptulonate synthase class II yields MSNAADNWNLTSWQSADVRQQPTYADREALQTAAARLGALPPLVTSWEVETLKGQLASAARGERFVLQGGDCAESFAECTSDSITAKLKILLQMSLVLTHSLKKRVIRIGRFAGQYAKPRSSDTETRGGESLPSYRGDLVNSLDFNAAAREPDPLNLLRGYHRSALTLNFIRGLIDGGFADLHHPEYWNLDFVSHSQNAAEYQRRVESIADSLKFMETLSGVEVGQIDRVDFYASHEALHLVYEQAQTRTVPRREGWYNLATHLPWIGLRTAFPGSAHIEYARGIRNPLGVKVGTGMDPADVAGLVEVLNPDGEEGRLALIHRCGAERVAQELPPIIEAVSATGKPVLWICDPMHGNTKSTSEGMKTRDFNAILSELEQAFDLHAEHGTILGGVHFELTGEDVTECTGGARGLDERGLRRAYRSQVDPRLNYEQALEMALLVARKGAQAS; encoded by the coding sequence ATGAGCAACGCAGCGGACAACTGGAACCTTACGTCCTGGCAGAGCGCCGACGTACGCCAGCAGCCGACCTATGCGGACCGGGAAGCGCTTCAGACGGCTGCCGCCCGACTCGGCGCGCTGCCGCCCCTCGTGACCTCCTGGGAGGTCGAGACGCTGAAGGGGCAGTTGGCCTCCGCGGCGCGCGGCGAGCGCTTCGTTCTCCAGGGCGGGGACTGCGCGGAGAGCTTCGCCGAATGCACGTCCGACTCGATCACGGCGAAGCTCAAGATCCTGCTCCAGATGAGCCTGGTCCTTACCCACAGCCTGAAGAAGCGGGTGATCCGCATCGGCCGGTTCGCGGGTCAGTACGCCAAACCCCGGTCGTCCGATACCGAGACCCGCGGTGGCGAAAGCCTGCCGTCGTACCGTGGCGACCTGGTCAACTCCCTCGACTTCAACGCCGCCGCGCGCGAGCCCGACCCGCTCAATCTTCTGCGCGGCTACCACCGCTCGGCGCTGACGCTGAACTTCATCCGGGGCTTGATCGATGGCGGTTTCGCCGATCTGCACCACCCGGAGTACTGGAACCTCGACTTCGTGAGCCACTCGCAGAACGCGGCCGAGTACCAGCGCCGTGTCGAGTCGATCGCCGATTCGCTGAAGTTCATGGAGACCCTCTCCGGGGTCGAGGTCGGCCAGATCGACCGCGTCGACTTCTACGCCAGCCACGAAGCGCTCCACCTCGTCTACGAGCAGGCACAGACCCGGACGGTGCCGCGGCGGGAGGGTTGGTACAACCTGGCGACCCATCTGCCGTGGATCGGGCTGCGGACAGCGTTCCCGGGCTCGGCCCACATCGAGTACGCGCGCGGCATTCGGAATCCCCTGGGCGTCAAGGTGGGGACCGGCATGGATCCCGCGGACGTGGCCGGCCTGGTCGAGGTGCTGAATCCCGACGGCGAGGAGGGCCGGCTCGCGCTGATTCACCGCTGCGGCGCCGAGAGGGTGGCTCAGGAGCTGCCGCCGATCATCGAGGCGGTCTCGGCCACCGGCAAGCCCGTGCTCTGGATCTGCGATCCGATGCACGGAAACACGAAGAGCACGTCCGAGGGCATGAAGACGAGGGACTTCAACGCCATCCTGTCGGAGCTTGAGCAGGCTTTCGACCTCCACGCCGAGCACGGCACCATTCTGGGCGGCGTCCACTTCGAACTCACCGGCGAGGACGTCACCGAGTGCACCGGCGGCGCCCGCGGCCTCGACGAGCGGGGACTGCGCCGGGCCTACCGCTCACAGGTCGATCCGCGGCTGAACTACGAGCAGGCTCTGGAGATGGCCCTGCTGGTGGCGCGCAAGGGGGCCCAGGCTTCTTGA
- a CDS encoding queuosine precursor transporter: MTTTATPAETHPPDLHPIEASALQARRERVFLILAGLFLGSMTMLNILGVTRFLDLSFTIFGLRVPMPLAVGVLPYPLTFLCTDFISEIYGRKRANFLVWVGFLVNLWLAVILWVGGALPGFDAPVPGPDGRLPIFFEIRTMTLGVIAASMIAYLSAQLCDVWVFHFWKRLTKGRHLWLRNNGSTVVSQFVDSFSVITITHFAAAAIPVETGEPIWPQLWVFIGTAYVFKFLAAAVDTLPFYLGTRWLRRYLEIEEGEDLRQGTMH; the protein is encoded by the coding sequence ATGACGACGACAGCGACTCCGGCGGAAACGCACCCACCCGACCTGCATCCGATCGAGGCGAGCGCGCTGCAGGCGCGCCGCGAGCGGGTCTTCCTCATCCTGGCAGGACTGTTCCTGGGTTCGATGACGATGCTGAACATCCTCGGCGTGACGCGGTTCCTGGACCTGAGCTTCACGATCTTCGGGCTGCGCGTGCCCATGCCGCTGGCGGTCGGCGTGCTGCCCTATCCGCTGACCTTTCTGTGCACGGACTTCATCTCCGAGATCTACGGCCGCAAGCGGGCGAACTTCCTGGTCTGGGTCGGCTTCCTCGTCAACCTCTGGCTGGCCGTCATCCTGTGGGTGGGCGGCGCGCTGCCCGGCTTCGACGCGCCTGTGCCCGGCCCGGATGGCCGACTGCCGATCTTCTTCGAGATTCGGACGATGACCCTGGGTGTGATCGCGGCGTCGATGATCGCCTACCTGAGCGCGCAACTCTGCGACGTCTGGGTCTTCCACTTCTGGAAACGGTTGACGAAGGGACGCCACCTGTGGCTGCGCAACAACGGATCGACCGTGGTCAGCCAGTTCGTCGACTCGTTCTCCGTCATCACGATCACGCACTTCGCCGCGGCTGCGATTCCCGTCGAGACGGGGGAACCGATCTGGCCGCAGTTGTGGGTCTTCATCGGCACGGCCTACGTGTTCAAGTTCCTGGCGGCCGCGGTCGATACGCTGCCCTTCTACCTTGGCACCCGCTGGTTGCGCCGCTATCTCGAGATCGAGGAAGGAGAAGACCTGCGCCAGGGGACCATGCACTAG
- a CDS encoding TerB family tellurite resistance protein: MGTPRRVVDLSPAMLDRIRSFFGERIDPERADDPDARLRLAAAALMVEVMRADFDAAEEEKEAVLAGVRRHLGLSEGQTSELVELAESETEGSVCLYEFTRLIHESFDNTRKGRLIEELWRVAFADRVLEAQEEFLIRKIARLLHLPHADFIAARQRARARVQEGAGR; this comes from the coding sequence GTGGGCACGCCTCGCCGCGTCGTCGACCTGAGCCCGGCCATGCTCGACCGCATCCGCAGCTTCTTCGGTGAACGGATCGACCCCGAGCGGGCGGACGATCCGGACGCGCGCCTGCGGCTGGCGGCGGCAGCGCTGATGGTCGAGGTGATGCGCGCCGACTTCGATGCGGCGGAGGAGGAGAAGGAGGCCGTGCTGGCCGGTGTCAGACGTCATCTCGGGCTCTCCGAGGGGCAGACCAGCGAACTGGTGGAGCTTGCCGAATCGGAGACCGAGGGCTCCGTCTGCCTGTACGAGTTCACCCGGCTGATCCACGAGTCTTTCGACAACACCCGCAAGGGCCGGCTGATCGAGGAGCTGTGGCGGGTGGCGTTCGCCGACCGTGTGCTCGAAGCCCAGGAGGAGTTTCTGATCCGGAAGATCGCGAGGCTTCTGCACCTCCCGCACGCCGACTTCATCGCCGCCAGGCAGCGGGCGCGGGCACGGGTCCAGGAGGGCGCCGGGCGATGA